A single genomic interval of Antechinus flavipes isolate AdamAnt ecotype Samford, QLD, Australia chromosome 1, AdamAnt_v2, whole genome shotgun sequence harbors:
- the LOC127543751 gene encoding protein DDI1 homolog 2-like isoform X1, whose translation MQLTVYCVRRDSTEVTFSLQVDREFELYNFRVLCEVESGIPAGEAQIVFAESPLEDNHRSLASYGLKDGDVVILRQLQNVEPGSPDEFTGIDFSSIAVPGTSSSQHLQATPSSESFAEMVSTPQVTDNPAVLRDTFLSNPHELALLRERNPSLAEALLSGDLEEFTRVLIEQQEDQAMRDEETFRLFAADPFDLEAQAKIEEAIRQQNIEENMSIAMEEAPESFGQVVMLYINCKVNGHPVKAFVDTGAQMTIMSQACAVRCNILRLVDQRWAGIAKGVGTQKIIGRVHLAQVQIEGDFLACSFSIIEEQPMDMLLGLDMLKRHQCNIDLKKNVLVIGTTGTHTTFLPERELPECASFSLLIQISLQEPVEGNTVKTFRASADFQITCE comes from the exons ATGCAGCTCACTGTGTACTGCGTGCGGAGGGACTCCACGGAGGTGACCTTCTCCCTTCAGGTCGACCGGGAATTTGAACTCTACAACTTCCGGGTGCTCTGTGAGGTAGAGTCTGGCATCCCTGCCGGGGAGGCACAGATTGTCTTTGCAGAGAGCCCTCTGGAAGATAACCATAGATCCTTGGCGTCCTATGGCCTGAAAGATGGTGATGTAGTGATTTTAAGGCAGCTGCAGAATGTAGAGCCAGGCTCTCCAGATGAATTCACAGGGATAGACTTCAGCAGTATAGCCGTGCCTGGCACATCGTCCTCCCAGCACCTGCAAGCCACACCGTCATCAGAGAGCTTTGCAGAAATGGTTTCAACTCCCCAGGTCACAGACAATCCTGCCGTGCTCCGAGATACGTTCCTTTCCAATCCCCATGAATTGGCCCTGCTCAGGGAGCGCAACCCATCTCTGGCAGAAGCCCTGCTCAGTGGGGACCTTGAGGAATTTACTAGGGTTTTGATAGAACAACAAGAAGACCAAGCAATGAGAGATGAAGAGACGTTTCGCCTCTTTGCAGCTGACCCCTTTGATCTTGAAGCACAGGCCAAGATAGAAGAAGCCATCAGGCAACAAAACATTGAGGAAAACATGTCCATAGCAATGGAAGAGGCCCCTGAGAGCTTTGGCCAAGTAGTAATGCTATATATTAACTGTAAAGTGAATGGACATCCTGTGAAAGCCTTTGTTGACACAGGTGCTCAGATGACTATCATGAGCCAGGCTTGTGCAGTGCGGTGTAATATATTGAGACTTGTGGACCAGCGGTGGGCAGGGATTGCTAAAGGTGTGGGAACTCAGAAGATAATTGGTAGGGTGCATTTAGCTCAGGTTCagattgaaggagattttctggcatgttctttttctataatagaGGAGCAACCTATGGATATGCTTTTGGGCCTGGATATGCTTAAGCGACATCAATGTAATATTGACCTCAAGAAAAATGTACTTGTAATTGGTACAACAGGCACACATACAACCTTTCTTCCAGAGAGGGAACTCCCAGAATGTGCAAG CTTCAGCCTGCTCATACAAATCAGCCTACAAGAGCCTGTTGAAGGGAATACTGTGAAGACTTTTAGAGCTTCAGCTGACTTCCAGATTACTTGTGAATAG
- the LOC127543751 gene encoding protein DDI1 homolog 2-like isoform X2 encodes MQLTVYCVRRDSTEVTFSLQVDREFELYNFRVLCEVESGIPAGEAQIVFAESPLEDNHRSLASYGLKDGDVVILRQLQNVEPGSPDEFTGIDFSSIAVPGTSSSQHLQATPSSESFAEMVSTPQVTDNPAVLRDTFLSNPHELALLRERNPSLAEALLSGDLEEFTRVLIEQQEDQAMRDEETFRLFAADPFDLEAQAKIEEAIRQQNIEENMSIAMEEAPESFGQVVMLYINCKVNGHPVKAFVDTGAQMTIMSQACAVRCNILRLVDQRWAGIAKGVGTQKIIGRVHLAQVQIEGDFLACSFSIIEEQPMDMLLGLDMLKRHQCNIDLKKNVLVIGTTGTHTTFLPERELPECARLVYDPGQDDLQLEEKLYKKL; translated from the coding sequence ATGCAGCTCACTGTGTACTGCGTGCGGAGGGACTCCACGGAGGTGACCTTCTCCCTTCAGGTCGACCGGGAATTTGAACTCTACAACTTCCGGGTGCTCTGTGAGGTAGAGTCTGGCATCCCTGCCGGGGAGGCACAGATTGTCTTTGCAGAGAGCCCTCTGGAAGATAACCATAGATCCTTGGCGTCCTATGGCCTGAAAGATGGTGATGTAGTGATTTTAAGGCAGCTGCAGAATGTAGAGCCAGGCTCTCCAGATGAATTCACAGGGATAGACTTCAGCAGTATAGCCGTGCCTGGCACATCGTCCTCCCAGCACCTGCAAGCCACACCGTCATCAGAGAGCTTTGCAGAAATGGTTTCAACTCCCCAGGTCACAGACAATCCTGCCGTGCTCCGAGATACGTTCCTTTCCAATCCCCATGAATTGGCCCTGCTCAGGGAGCGCAACCCATCTCTGGCAGAAGCCCTGCTCAGTGGGGACCTTGAGGAATTTACTAGGGTTTTGATAGAACAACAAGAAGACCAAGCAATGAGAGATGAAGAGACGTTTCGCCTCTTTGCAGCTGACCCCTTTGATCTTGAAGCACAGGCCAAGATAGAAGAAGCCATCAGGCAACAAAACATTGAGGAAAACATGTCCATAGCAATGGAAGAGGCCCCTGAGAGCTTTGGCCAAGTAGTAATGCTATATATTAACTGTAAAGTGAATGGACATCCTGTGAAAGCCTTTGTTGACACAGGTGCTCAGATGACTATCATGAGCCAGGCTTGTGCAGTGCGGTGTAATATATTGAGACTTGTGGACCAGCGGTGGGCAGGGATTGCTAAAGGTGTGGGAACTCAGAAGATAATTGGTAGGGTGCATTTAGCTCAGGTTCagattgaaggagattttctggcatgttctttttctataatagaGGAGCAACCTATGGATATGCTTTTGGGCCTGGATATGCTTAAGCGACATCAATGTAATATTGACCTCAAGAAAAATGTACTTGTAATTGGTACAACAGGCACACATACAACCTTTCTTCCAGAGAGGGAACTCCCAGAATGTGCAAGGTTGGTATATGATCCAGGTCAAGATGATCTGCAATTGGAGGAGAAGCTTTACAAAAAGCTTTAG